The following coding sequences lie in one Deltaproteobacteria bacterium genomic window:
- a CDS encoding glycosyltransferase — translation MRLNRLAYVAKSKIPSRHANSVQVMNMIRAFAPLVDTLDVYLPGNLGTRLRCWSGRLFAAYGRPQPGNARFTIVSNGQGPNRNFDSSALRALRPADLVFTRSATLALALAERGRAVLFESHVVTRDAAQVPLERLVQALNRAPGSGVVGISQAVTNAYAQAGLSTTRLLTAPDGVDLEAFSHVSAGALSRLFGPEIHARPVLLYTGSLSPEKGAGFLAQAAPCLDVNVAIIGGKAEEIARLGGKAPNLFTHPNVEHKSIPALLRDADMLIMPYLPEGDLIEFMSPLKLFEYLATGRPILSADLPVLGPILRDGDNCLFFTPGSAASLAQAMNRLHALTTDQRALLRRKQLATAARHSWSQRAQTILDWQRALAYPGGTHAT, via the coding sequence GTGCGTCTGAACCGCCTGGCCTATGTCGCCAAGTCCAAAATCCCCTCCCGCCACGCCAATTCCGTGCAGGTCATGAACATGATCCGCGCCTTCGCGCCGCTGGTCGACACCCTGGATGTCTATCTTCCCGGCAACCTGGGCACCCGTCTGCGCTGTTGGAGTGGACGCCTCTTTGCCGCCTATGGCCGCCCCCAGCCCGGCAATGCCCGGTTCACCATCGTGTCCAACGGACAGGGTCCGAACCGAAACTTTGACTCCTCGGCGCTACGCGCCTTGCGTCCAGCGGACCTCGTTTTCACCCGAAGCGCGACCCTGGCCCTGGCTCTGGCCGAACGTGGCCGGGCCGTGCTTTTCGAATCCCATGTCGTGACCCGCGACGCGGCCCAAGTTCCCCTGGAACGTCTGGTCCAGGCCCTGAACAGGGCCCCGGGATCGGGCGTGGTCGGCATTTCCCAGGCCGTGACCAACGCCTACGCCCAGGCCGGTTTGTCCACGACGCGCCTGCTGACCGCGCCGGATGGGGTCGATCTGGAGGCGTTTTCCCATGTGTCGGCCGGAGCACTGTCCCGACTGTTCGGCCCGGAAATTCACGCCCGGCCGGTCCTGCTCTACACCGGTTCCCTGAGTCCGGAAAAAGGCGCCGGTTTCCTGGCCCAGGCCGCGCCCTGTTTGGACGTGAATGTAGCCATTATCGGCGGCAAGGCGGAGGAAATCGCCCGTCTCGGCGGCAAGGCGCCCAATCTGTTCACCCATCCAAACGTCGAACACAAATCCATTCCCGCCCTGCTGCGCGACGCGGACATGCTGATCATGCCCTACCTGCCCGAAGGCGACCTGATCGAATTCATGTCGCCCCTCAAACTTTTTGAATACCTGGCCACGGGCCGCCCCATTCTGAGCGCGGACTTGCCGGTGCTCGGACCCATTCTGCGCGACGGCGACAATTGCCTGTTCTTCACGCCGGGCTCGGCCGCGTCCCTGGCCCAAGCCATGAACCGTCTGCACGCCCTGACCACGGACCAACGCGCCCTGCTGCGCCGGAAACAACTGGCCACCGCGGCCCGACACTCCTGGTCCCAGCGGGCCCAAACCATTCTGGACTGGCAACGCGCCCTGGCGTATCCCGGCGGTACCCATGCAACATGA